A genomic stretch from Acidobacteriota bacterium includes:
- a CDS encoding CusA/CzcA family heavy metal efflux RND transporter: MLDRIIEWSLKNQLLVTVSALVAVLAGLWAVTTTRVDAIPDLSDVQVIVYSRYPGQAPQVVEDQVTYPISSKMLAVPHARVVRGYSFFGYSLVYVLFEDGTDLYWARSRVLESLSGLGDQLPRGVTPNLGPDATGVGWAFMYVLNSDERSLDELRSLQDWYLKYGLSAVDGVAEVASVGGFVRQYQVEVDPVKLRAYGISLERVKQAIQRSNVEVGGRLLEVAERELMIRGRGYVQKPEDLEKVVLAAGSGGVPVQLRDVARVTVGPEIRRGVAEWNGEGETVGGIVVVRAGADTRETIRRVEERLEELQEGMPADVRVEIAYDRSQLIDRAVSNLTHTLLEELLVVSLVCFLFLFHFRSALVAVVSIPLSVLLAFVVMRWQGLGANIMSLGGIAISIGVLVDAAIIMVENAHKHYEEQKGQVSRFEIILRSAQEVGPTLFFSLLVITVSFLPIFTLEAQEGRLFKPLAFTKTYSMAMASVLAVTVVPVLMYWFVRGRIHSEERHPVSRFLRAIYRPMLRGALRFRWPVIAAMVVILLLTLVPLGNIGSEFMPPLWEGDLLYMPTTFPGISITKAKEILQQTDKILRTFPEVESVFGKVGRAETATDPAPLSMIETTITLKDPSEWRPGMTREQLVREMDRAIQFPGLTNSWTMPIKTRIDMLSTGIKTPVGIKIAGPDLKVLEGLAQEVETVVKALPGTASAYADRVMGGTYLDFEIDRSAAARFGLNVADVQGVIESAIGGMNVDWTVEGLERYPINVRYPRELRSSITELGQVLVSTPQGAQVPLEQLARLELKEGPPGIKSENARPNAWIYVDLLASEGGGSDIGGWVERAREEVAQRVELPPGYTIFWSGQFEYMQRARARLMIIVPLTLFLIFIILYLHNHSVVETFFVLSAIPFSLVGSVWFLDWLGYNWSVAVWVGMIALAGLAAETGMVMLLYLDIAYREWRQRGAPGGYAGLAAAVDHGAVQRIRPKMMTVVTVLVSLVPILWASGTGADVMKRIAAPMVGGVLTSFLAELVVFPAMYFVWRSRGVESGELFPPSAPGHSENESSSTDSISTDGSGSQPPPDQSAS, encoded by the coding sequence ATGTTGGATCGCATCATCGAATGGTCGCTGAAGAACCAGCTGCTGGTCACCGTCTCGGCGCTGGTGGCGGTGCTGGCGGGACTCTGGGCGGTGACCACCACCCGGGTGGACGCCATCCCCGACCTCTCCGACGTCCAGGTCATCGTCTATAGCCGCTACCCCGGTCAGGCGCCGCAGGTGGTGGAGGACCAGGTCACCTACCCCATCTCGTCGAAGATGTTGGCGGTGCCCCACGCCCGGGTGGTGCGGGGCTACTCCTTCTTCGGTTACTCGCTGGTCTACGTGCTCTTCGAGGACGGCACCGATCTCTACTGGGCGCGCTCGCGGGTGCTGGAGTCCCTCTCCGGCCTGGGGGACCAGCTGCCCCGCGGGGTGACCCCCAACCTGGGGCCCGACGCCACCGGCGTGGGCTGGGCTTTCATGTACGTTCTCAACTCCGACGAGCGCTCCCTGGACGAGCTGCGGAGCCTGCAGGATTGGTACCTCAAATACGGTCTGTCGGCGGTGGACGGGGTGGCGGAGGTGGCCTCCGTAGGCGGCTTCGTGCGCCAGTACCAGGTCGAGGTGGACCCGGTGAAGCTGCGTGCCTACGGCATTTCCCTGGAGCGGGTGAAACAGGCCATCCAACGCTCCAACGTCGAGGTCGGCGGCCGTCTGCTGGAGGTGGCGGAGCGGGAGCTGATGATCCGCGGCCGCGGCTACGTTCAGAAGCCGGAGGATCTGGAGAAGGTGGTGCTGGCGGCGGGCAGCGGCGGCGTGCCGGTGCAGCTGCGAGATGTCGCCCGGGTCACCGTGGGACCGGAGATCCGCCGCGGAGTGGCGGAATGGAACGGCGAAGGGGAGACCGTCGGCGGTATCGTGGTGGTGCGCGCCGGTGCCGACACCCGGGAAACCATCCGGAGGGTGGAGGAGCGCCTCGAAGAGCTCCAGGAGGGGATGCCCGCGGATGTGCGGGTGGAGATCGCCTATGACCGCAGCCAGCTCATCGACCGCGCGGTCTCCAACCTCACCCACACCCTGCTGGAGGAGCTGTTGGTGGTCTCCCTGGTGTGCTTCCTCTTCCTCTTCCACTTCCGCTCGGCGCTGGTGGCGGTGGTCTCCATCCCCCTCTCCGTGCTCCTGGCCTTCGTGGTCATGCGCTGGCAGGGCCTGGGGGCCAACATCATGTCCCTGGGGGGCATCGCCATCTCCATCGGCGTGCTGGTGGACGCCGCCATCATCATGGTGGAGAACGCCCACAAACACTACGAGGAGCAGAAGGGCCAGGTCTCGCGCTTCGAGATCATCCTGCGCTCGGCCCAGGAGGTGGGGCCGACGCTCTTCTTCTCGCTCTTGGTGATCACCGTCTCCTTCCTGCCCATCTTCACCCTGGAGGCCCAGGAAGGGCGGCTGTTCAAGCCGCTGGCCTTCACCAAGACCTACTCCATGGCCATGGCTTCGGTGCTGGCGGTGACGGTGGTGCCGGTGCTCATGTATTGGTTCGTCCGCGGCCGCATCCACAGCGAGGAGCGGCATCCGGTGTCGCGCTTCCTGCGCGCCATCTACCGGCCGATGCTGCGGGGAGCCTTGCGCTTCCGCTGGCCGGTGATCGCGGCGATGGTGGTGATCCTGCTCCTCACCCTGGTGCCTCTGGGCAATATCGGCTCGGAGTTCATGCCGCCGCTGTGGGAGGGGGACCTGCTCTACATGCCCACCACCTTCCCGGGTATCTCCATCACCAAGGCGAAGGAAATCCTGCAGCAGACGGACAAGATCTTGCGCACCTTCCCGGAGGTGGAGTCGGTCTTCGGCAAGGTGGGACGGGCGGAGACCGCCACGGATCCGGCACCGCTGTCGATGATCGAGACCACCATCACCCTCAAGGACCCCAGCGAATGGCGGCCGGGGATGACCCGGGAGCAGCTGGTGCGGGAGATGGATCGGGCGATCCAATTCCCCGGCCTCACCAACTCCTGGACCATGCCCATCAAGACCCGCATCGACATGCTCTCCACCGGCATCAAGACGCCGGTGGGGATCAAGATCGCCGGGCCGGATTTGAAAGTCCTGGAGGGCCTGGCCCAGGAGGTGGAGACGGTGGTCAAGGCTCTCCCCGGAACCGCTTCGGCCTATGCCGACCGGGTCATGGGGGGGACCTACCTGGACTTCGAGATCGACCGCTCCGCCGCCGCCCGCTTCGGCCTCAACGTCGCCGACGTCCAGGGCGTCATCGAGAGCGCCATCGGCGGCATGAATGTCGATTGGACGGTGGAAGGCCTGGAGCGCTATCCCATCAATGTCCGCTACCCGCGGGAGCTGCGCTCCAGCATCACCGAGCTCGGCCAGGTGCTGGTGTCGACGCCCCAGGGGGCTCAAGTGCCGCTGGAACAGCTGGCGCGATTGGAGCTCAAGGAGGGCCCGCCGGGGATCAAATCCGAGAATGCCCGCCCCAACGCCTGGATCTATGTCGATCTGCTGGCCTCGGAGGGTGGTGGCAGCGACATCGGCGGCTGGGTGGAGCGGGCGCGCGAGGAAGTGGCCCAGCGGGTCGAGCTGCCGCCGGGATACACCATCTTCTGGTCCGGCCAGTTCGAGTACATGCAGCGGGCGCGGGCGCGGCTGATGATCATCGTGCCTCTGACCCTCTTCCTGATCTTCATCATCCTCTATCTGCACAACCACTCGGTGGTGGAGACCTTCTTCGTGCTCTCCGCCATCCCCTTCTCGCTGGTGGGCTCGGTGTGGTTCCTGGACTGGCTGGGCTACAACTGGTCGGTGGCGGTGTGGGTGGGGATGATCGCCCTCGCCGGGCTGGCGGCGGAGACCGGCATGGTGATGCTGCTCTACCTCGACATCGCCTACCGCGAATGGCGGCAGCGGGGAGCCCCGGGGGGCTACGCCGGCTTGGCGGCGGCGGTGGATCACGGCGCCGTGCAGCGCATCCGCCCGAAGATGATGACCGTGGTGACGGTGCTGGTCTCGCTGGTGCCCATCCTGTGGGCCAGCGGCACCGGCGCCGACGTCATGAAGCGCATCGCGGCGCCCATGGTGGGCGGCGTGCTGACCTCGTTCCTGGCGGAGCTCGTGGTCTTCCCGGCGATGTATTTCGTTTGGCGTAGTCGCGGGGTGGAGAGCGGAGAGCTCTTCCCGCCGTCTGCGCCGGGCCATTCCGAGAACGAATCGAGCTCTACGGACTCGATCTCTACAGATGGGAGCGGCTCGCAGCCGCCGCCCGATCAATCTGCCTCTTGA
- a CDS encoding efflux RND transporter periplasmic adaptor subunit: protein MRQLATRPRNSAGAARAAMVAALVVGFLLAALLFLDPFGWHPLDERLRGEESVNQMAGDEEGTLWTCGMHPQVIQDEPGQCPICHMDLVPLESTEGGSQGAGSSMAGSSMADAGAHEGHDHAMGEELWTCPMHPNILEEEPGSCPICGMDLVPVEASAPMEDPGSTGSDGMAMEATEVRIDPVMVQTMNVRTETVRREELAQRIRTVGYLEYDQDRMVTVTTKYRGWIENVYVHYLGEEVRRGQPMFEIYAPELVQTQRELLSALEFARRMDGASEGARQRAQALVEAARQRLAYWDVTDSQLERLESSGEVFRTLTVYAPASGVVMKTLPGLEGMAVQPGMELFHLADLSTLWLSVELYEDQVAWVREGTEAEITLTYFPGETFTGRVQLVAPEMSAETRTLPVRLAIPNREGRLRPGMFATVRFAQRDEAAQPPLTVSSQAVLRDGRRSLVVLALGGGRFLPREVTLGRESEGRVEVLAGLEAGEEVVTSAQFLLDSESSLAAAIQKLVAARRAEAMGGSAQSTGSGAMESDAMSSDPMSSDPMSSDHRGH from the coding sequence GTGAGACAGCTTGCAACCCGACCTCGAAATTCCGCCGGTGCCGCTCGTGCGGCGATGGTGGCCGCCCTGGTGGTGGGTTTCCTACTCGCCGCCCTGCTTTTCCTCGATCCCTTCGGTTGGCATCCCCTGGATGAGCGGCTGCGGGGCGAAGAGTCGGTGAATCAGATGGCCGGGGACGAAGAGGGCACCCTGTGGACCTGCGGCATGCACCCGCAGGTGATCCAGGACGAGCCCGGCCAATGCCCCATCTGCCACATGGATCTCGTCCCCCTGGAATCGACCGAAGGGGGCTCCCAGGGCGCTGGCTCTTCGATGGCTGGCTCTTCGATGGCTGATGCCGGTGCTCATGAGGGTCACGATCACGCCATGGGCGAAGAGCTGTGGACCTGCCCTATGCACCCCAACATCTTGGAGGAGGAGCCCGGCAGTTGCCCCATCTGCGGAATGGATCTGGTGCCGGTGGAGGCTTCGGCGCCGATGGAAGACCCTGGGAGCACCGGCAGTGACGGCATGGCGATGGAGGCCACCGAGGTGCGCATCGACCCGGTGATGGTGCAGACCATGAACGTCCGCACTGAGACCGTGCGGCGCGAGGAGCTGGCCCAGCGCATCCGCACCGTCGGCTATCTGGAGTACGACCAGGACCGCATGGTGACGGTGACGACCAAGTACCGCGGCTGGATCGAGAACGTCTACGTCCACTACCTGGGCGAGGAGGTGCGTCGGGGGCAGCCGATGTTCGAGATCTACGCCCCGGAGCTGGTGCAGACCCAGCGGGAGCTGCTCTCGGCGCTGGAGTTCGCCCGCCGCATGGACGGGGCCTCGGAGGGTGCCCGGCAGCGCGCCCAGGCCTTGGTGGAGGCGGCGCGCCAGCGGCTGGCCTATTGGGACGTCACCGATTCCCAGCTGGAGCGCTTGGAGAGCAGCGGCGAGGTCTTCCGCACCCTCACGGTCTACGCTCCCGCCTCCGGCGTAGTGATGAAGACCCTTCCGGGCTTGGAGGGCATGGCGGTGCAGCCGGGCATGGAGCTCTTCCACCTGGCGGATCTGTCCACCCTGTGGCTGTCGGTGGAGCTCTACGAGGACCAGGTGGCGTGGGTGCGGGAAGGCACCGAGGCGGAGATCACCCTCACCTACTTCCCCGGCGAGACCTTCACCGGCCGGGTGCAGCTGGTGGCGCCGGAGATGTCGGCGGAGACCCGCACCCTGCCGGTGCGCCTCGCCATTCCCAACCGCGAGGGCCGGCTGCGGCCGGGCATGTTCGCCACCGTGCGCTTCGCCCAGAGGGATGAGGCGGCTCAGCCGCCCCTCACCGTCTCCTCCCAGGCGGTGCTGCGGGACGGCCGCCGCAGCCTGGTGGTCCTCGCCCTGGGGGGGGGCCGCTTCCTGCCCCGGGAGGTCACCCTGGGGCGCGAGAGCGAGGGCCGGGTGGAGGTCTTGGCCGGCCTCGAAGCGGGGGAGGAGGTCGTGACTTCGGCCCAATTCCTCCTCGATTCGGAATCCTCCCTGGCGGCGGCGATCCAGAAACTGGTCGCCGCCCGTCGCGCCGAGGCCATGGGGGGGAGCGCGCAATCCACCGGCTCCGGAGCGATGGAGTCGGACGCTATGAGCTCTGACCCGATGAGCTCAGATCCCATGAGCTCGGATCATCGGGGGCATTGA
- a CDS encoding TolC family protein yields the protein MSLSFPELPCRLSGSRPSRLPCLLAALVVVGLVASSTAGAADGEASPKAESSPEVMSAPAAETPERKTVAALLAATEPAALRLLAEDVLRHSPEVARRRAEAAAAAARAPQAGSLPDPSAMLTLFALPPETRVGPQRVAVSVSQAVPWPAKLALGERAALWSAAAAGERVEAARLATLAHVRERFYQLAFTTERLAIAERERVHLLRHEELARARYAAGQGSQQGVVKIQAEITRAEQRLLEVEERRRALAAELNALRERPHDADIDGLELPRPMGSAESLTMMEESRLSVFDADRLDAEELIGRAWERRPERRALAAEGIRRRLMVEVAEAGYRPDFTVGLGYTLVDRRQDAAGQLNPPEGDGDDIVALSAGVRLPVRRGRLAAALEEALQQQSVVAQEERQLRQDFERTIGDLVARLPLLYDQWQLFENVLVTQAEEAVRAAEGAYSSGTVGALELLDAEHVLFEVATGEARARLELALAWTRLETAVGGPLGGLRARLESSARKSDEMTSKTLEEPMTGGTQMVGGIQTSGGTP from the coding sequence ATGAGTCTTTCTTTTCCCGAATTGCCTTGTCGGCTCTCGGGCTCCCGCCCGAGCCGGTTGCCCTGCCTGCTCGCAGCTCTGGTGGTGGTGGGGCTGGTGGCGTCCTCCACGGCAGGGGCCGCCGACGGGGAAGCGTCCCCGAAGGCGGAGTCGTCCCCGGAGGTGATGAGCGCTCCCGCCGCCGAGACCCCGGAGCGGAAAACCGTGGCGGCTCTGCTGGCAGCTACCGAGCCGGCGGCTCTGCGCCTCCTCGCTGAGGACGTTCTGCGCCACAGCCCGGAGGTGGCGCGGCGGCGGGCGGAGGCAGCCGCCGCGGCTGCCCGGGCGCCGCAAGCCGGGTCGTTGCCCGACCCTTCCGCCATGCTCACCCTCTTTGCTCTACCGCCGGAGACGCGGGTGGGGCCCCAGCGGGTGGCGGTGTCGGTGAGCCAGGCGGTGCCCTGGCCCGCCAAGCTGGCCCTCGGCGAGCGTGCTGCTCTGTGGTCCGCCGCTGCCGCCGGGGAGCGGGTCGAGGCGGCGCGGTTGGCCACGCTCGCTCACGTGCGGGAGCGCTTCTACCAGCTCGCCTTCACCACCGAGCGGCTGGCCATCGCCGAGCGGGAGCGAGTGCACCTGCTGCGCCACGAGGAGCTGGCTCGGGCGCGCTATGCCGCCGGTCAGGGCTCGCAGCAAGGGGTGGTGAAGATCCAGGCGGAGATTACCCGCGCCGAGCAGCGGTTGCTGGAGGTGGAGGAGCGCCGGAGGGCGCTGGCGGCGGAGCTCAACGCTCTGCGGGAGCGTCCCCACGATGCCGACATCGATGGGCTGGAGCTGCCTCGGCCGATGGGCTCCGCTGAAAGCCTCACGATGATGGAGGAGAGCCGTCTATCCGTCTTCGATGCAGACCGGCTCGATGCCGAGGAGCTGATCGGCCGGGCTTGGGAGCGACGTCCGGAGCGCCGGGCGCTGGCGGCGGAGGGCATCCGCCGGCGGCTGATGGTGGAGGTGGCGGAGGCGGGCTACCGTCCCGACTTTACTGTCGGTCTCGGCTACACCCTGGTGGACCGGCGGCAGGATGCGGCGGGACAGCTCAACCCGCCGGAAGGGGACGGGGACGACATCGTCGCCCTCTCCGCCGGCGTGCGCCTGCCGGTGCGCCGGGGGCGCTTGGCGGCGGCGTTGGAGGAGGCGCTGCAGCAGCAGTCGGTGGTGGCGCAGGAGGAGCGTCAGCTGCGCCAGGACTTCGAGCGCACCATCGGCGATCTGGTGGCCCGGCTGCCGTTGCTCTACGACCAGTGGCAGCTCTTCGAGAACGTGTTGGTGACCCAGGCGGAGGAAGCGGTGCGGGCCGCCGAGGGGGCCTACAGCAGCGGCACCGTGGGAGCGCTGGAGCTCTTGGATGCCGAGCACGTGCTCTTCGAGGTGGCCACCGGCGAGGCGCGGGCCCGCCTCGAGCTGGCTCTCGCGTGGACTCGGCTGGAGACGGCGGTGGGCGGGCCTCTGGGCGGGCTACGGGCTCGGCTGGAGAGCTCGGCTCGGAAATCGGACGAAATGACATCGAAGACCCTGGAAGAGCCGATGACCGGGGGTACGCAGATGGTTGGAGGTATCCAGACCTCTGGAGGAACACCGTGA
- the sugE gene encoding quaternary ammonium compound efflux SMR transporter SugE has product MAWIYLLIAGLMEVAWAIGLKYTQGFSRPGATVFTVAGMIVSFYFLARALTTLPVGTAYAVWTGIGVVGTALLGILLFGESRDPWRLFFIGVIICGIAGLRWAAGRG; this is encoded by the coding sequence ATGGCCTGGATCTACTTGCTCATCGCGGGCCTGATGGAAGTGGCCTGGGCCATCGGTCTCAAATACACCCAGGGCTTCTCCCGTCCCGGCGCCACCGTCTTCACCGTCGCCGGCATGATCGTCAGCTTCTATTTTCTCGCCCGCGCTCTCACCACTCTACCGGTGGGCACCGCTTACGCCGTGTGGACGGGCATCGGGGTCGTCGGCACCGCCCTGCTGGGCATCCTCCTCTTCGGCGAGTCCCGGGATCCGTGGCGCCTTTTCTTCATCGGGGTGATCATCTGCGGCATCGCCGGCCTGCGTTGGGCAGCGGGTCGGGGATGA
- a CDS encoding VOC family protein yields the protein MSTAQEPPGLTTLGQIGLTVQDAGRATAFYRDVLKVPFLFEASGMAFFALGEVRLMLGEGSGDQEPHGTILYFRTEDIEAHHRELEARGVHFLQAPHLVAKMPDHELWMAFFEDGEGNTLALMSERRG from the coding sequence ATGAGCACAGCACAGGAGCCTCCGGGTCTCACCACCCTCGGCCAGATCGGCCTCACGGTGCAGGACGCCGGCCGGGCCACCGCCTTTTATCGCGACGTGCTGAAGGTGCCGTTTCTCTTCGAGGCTTCGGGCATGGCGTTCTTCGCCCTCGGCGAGGTGCGGCTGATGCTCGGCGAGGGCTCGGGAGACCAGGAGCCCCACGGCACGATTCTCTATTTCCGGACGGAGGACATCGAAGCCCACCACCGGGAGCTGGAGGCACGGGGCGTGCACTTCCTCCAGGCGCCTCACCTGGTGGCCAAGATGCCGGACCACGAGCTGTGGATGGCCTTCTTCGAGGACGGAGAGGGCAACACCCTCGCCCTGATGAGTGAACGGCGCGGCTGA
- a CDS encoding DUF6265 family protein translates to MLFFCVLIGLATVWPWQVAAAGQGDPAEPAEPAKHDRLPIVDRAIEYHGGDLYRASRTRLTIRSRSGAFDVVSRMDGELFEHQVSGTNAQGQNLRTRVTNDTAERWVGGEAVELDAEAAQRARDFVSARIYFPFLPFRLNDPGVYKQDLGLETWGDRSLHKVKVTFEPGSSTDASDEYLYWFDPQTARLEQFAYSFANNPQRGGLRLRRAFNHRWVGGLLFFDSENWGLNGGGDLKVEAITPAYVRENFDKISTVVLEDIHVEPLATSETSDQPDSSEASAAARGDSLSVEDFSWFAGHWVGEKNGERVEESWLEPAAGTMVGIFRWMKPDAVRVYELLALEPTDSGVVLRLRHFGAGLVAWEDKEGTLTFDLAEESNALRPVFVHRQATPDTGGKTLRLTFEHTPPDALAAWLVIEEGEQRTELDFQYRRTMGSPADGR, encoded by the coding sequence ATGCTCTTTTTTTGTGTCTTGATCGGTCTGGCGACGGTCTGGCCTTGGCAGGTCGCCGCAGCGGGTCAGGGCGATCCCGCGGAGCCGGCAGAGCCCGCCAAGCACGACCGCCTGCCCATCGTCGATCGGGCCATCGAATACCACGGTGGCGACCTCTACCGGGCTTCCCGCACCCGCCTCACCATCCGTTCCCGCTCCGGTGCTTTCGATGTCGTTTCGCGCATGGACGGCGAGCTCTTCGAGCACCAGGTCTCCGGTACCAACGCCCAGGGGCAGAATCTTCGCACGCGGGTCACCAACGACACGGCGGAGCGTTGGGTGGGCGGCGAGGCGGTGGAACTCGACGCCGAGGCGGCGCAGCGGGCCCGGGATTTTGTCAGCGCCAGGATTTACTTCCCCTTCCTCCCCTTCCGCCTCAACGACCCCGGGGTCTACAAGCAGGACCTGGGCCTCGAAACCTGGGGTGATCGCAGCCTGCACAAGGTCAAGGTGACGTTCGAGCCGGGCTCGAGCACCGACGCCAGCGACGAGTATTTGTATTGGTTCGATCCGCAGACCGCTCGCCTGGAGCAATTCGCCTACAGCTTCGCCAACAATCCTCAACGCGGCGGCCTGCGCCTGCGCCGCGCCTTCAATCATCGGTGGGTGGGTGGCCTGCTCTTCTTCGATTCGGAGAATTGGGGCCTCAACGGCGGCGGCGATCTGAAGGTGGAGGCCATCACCCCGGCCTATGTCCGGGAGAATTTCGACAAGATCTCCACCGTCGTGCTGGAGGACATTCACGTCGAGCCCCTGGCCACCTCCGAGACTTCGGACCAGCCGGATTCTTCGGAGGCTTCTGCAGCGGCGAGGGGAGACAGCCTGTCCGTCGAGGACTTCTCGTGGTTCGCCGGCCACTGGGTGGGGGAGAAGAACGGCGAGCGGGTGGAGGAGAGCTGGCTGGAGCCGGCGGCGGGGACCATGGTGGGAATCTTCCGCTGGATGAAGCCCGATGCCGTCCGGGTCTATGAGCTCCTCGCCCTGGAGCCCACCGACTCCGGAGTGGTCCTGCGCCTTCGTCACTTTGGAGCCGGTCTGGTGGCTTGGGAGGACAAGGAGGGCACCCTGACTTTCGACCTCGCCGAAGAATCCAACGCCCTCCGCCCGGTCTTCGTCCATCGGCAGGCGACCCCGGACACCGGCGGCAAGACCTTGCGCCTGACCTTCGAGCACACGCCCCCGGATGCGCTCGCCGCGTGGTTGGTGATCGAGGAGGGAGAGCAGCGCACCGAGCTGGATTTTCAATACCGCCGGACCATGGGATCGCCAGCGGACGGTCGTTGA
- a CDS encoding P-II family nitrogen regulator, giving the protein MKLITAIIRPERLNAVLEALFQADIHGLTISRAQGHGGETEQVETYRGTTVKMELTEKVRLDIGTSDGFVDTAVQAIAGAARTGEVGDGKIFVLPVERVVRIRTGEEDTAAVTPALAQSV; this is encoded by the coding sequence GTGAAGCTGATCACCGCCATCATCCGTCCGGAGCGCCTCAACGCGGTGCTCGAAGCCCTCTTCCAGGCCGATATCCACGGCCTCACCATCTCCCGAGCCCAGGGGCACGGCGGCGAGACCGAGCAGGTGGAGACCTACCGCGGCACCACCGTCAAGATGGAGCTGACCGAGAAGGTGCGTCTGGACATCGGCACCTCCGACGGCTTCGTGGACACCGCCGTGCAGGCCATCGCCGGCGCCGCCCGCACCGGCGAGGTGGGGGACGGCAAGATCTTCGTGCTGCCCGTCGAACGGGTGGTTCGGATCCGCACCGGAGAGGAGGATACCGCCGCCGTGACGCCGGCGCTGGCGCAGAGCGTCTGA
- a CDS encoding ammonium transporter encodes MGVDVVGADTAWILVCTALVLLMTPALAFFYGGLVRSKNALNTMMMSFVCLGVAGLLWAVVGYSLALGEGGSWIGGLGHAFLAGVGLEAHGSIPHLLFMAFQGTFAIITAALISGAIVERMRFGPYVAFTALWVLVVYAPVCHWVWGGGWLAQMGALDFAGGTVVHINAGMAALVAARVLGPRKDYGRQALLPHNVPFVLLGTGLLWFGWFGFNGGSALAADGLAVQAFVNTLLAPTGTLVTWLVLDRFLTGRATAVGLATSIVVGLVAVTPAAGFVSPMGSIAIGALAAVPSYFAILWRSRTSLDDSLDVVAAHGLGGLVGALLTGVFADARWGGTDGLLYGNPGQLGVQALAALAAIVYSGVVSYGLLKLIGVFANLRATDRDEGLGLDVPLHGEEAYSTGEGAILVVARQAGPQSESQSESKLSSSKPRLAEPLGGEA; translated from the coding sequence ATGGGGGTGGACGTAGTGGGGGCGGATACCGCCTGGATTCTCGTCTGCACCGCCTTGGTCTTGCTCATGACCCCGGCTCTGGCCTTCTTCTACGGCGGGCTGGTGCGTTCGAAGAACGCTCTCAACACCATGATGATGAGCTTCGTCTGCCTCGGTGTGGCGGGTCTGCTGTGGGCGGTGGTGGGCTACAGCCTGGCTTTGGGAGAGGGTGGCTCCTGGATCGGCGGCCTGGGGCACGCCTTCCTCGCCGGGGTGGGGCTGGAGGCCCACGGGTCGATTCCTCACCTCTTGTTCATGGCCTTCCAGGGCACCTTCGCCATCATCACCGCGGCGCTGATCTCCGGCGCCATCGTCGAGCGCATGCGCTTCGGCCCCTATGTCGCCTTCACCGCCCTGTGGGTGCTGGTGGTGTATGCGCCGGTCTGCCACTGGGTGTGGGGCGGCGGCTGGCTGGCCCAGATGGGAGCATTGGATTTCGCCGGCGGCACCGTGGTGCACATCAACGCCGGCATGGCGGCGCTGGTGGCGGCGCGGGTGTTGGGGCCGCGCAAAGACTATGGCCGTCAGGCCCTGCTGCCCCACAATGTGCCCTTCGTGCTCTTGGGCACCGGGCTGCTGTGGTTCGGCTGGTTCGGCTTCAACGGCGGCAGCGCCCTGGCGGCGGACGGCCTGGCGGTGCAGGCCTTCGTCAATACCCTGTTGGCGCCCACGGGAACCTTGGTGACCTGGCTGGTGCTCGACCGTTTTCTCACCGGCCGCGCCACCGCCGTCGGGTTGGCCACCAGCATCGTGGTCGGCCTGGTGGCGGTGACTCCGGCGGCGGGCTTCGTCAGCCCCATGGGCTCCATCGCCATCGGCGCCCTCGCTGCGGTGCCCAGCTACTTCGCCATCCTGTGGCGTAGCCGGACCTCCCTCGACGACTCGTTGGACGTGGTGGCGGCCCACGGGTTGGGAGGCTTGGTGGGGGCGCTGCTCACCGGCGTCTTCGCCGACGCCCGCTGGGGCGGCACCGACGGCCTGCTCTACGGCAACCCTGGGCAGCTGGGGGTTCAGGCGCTGGCGGCGTTGGCAGCCATCGTCTACAGCGGCGTCGTCTCTTACGGTCTGCTCAAGCTCATCGGGGTGTTCGCCAATCTGCGGGCCACGGATCGGGACGAGGGCTTGGGGCTGGACGTTCCCCTCCACGGCGAGGAGGCGTACTCCACCGGCGAAGGGGCGATTCTGGTGGTCGCTCGTCAGGCGGGGCCCCAATCGGAGTCCCAATCGGAGTCCAAACTCAGCTCCTCCAAGCCTCGGCTGGCGGAGCCGCTGGGAGGTGAAGCGTGA